The genomic region AGTAGCTTGCCGGTCCATCAGGATCCGGAATATCGACCGTGTAGGTCGAATACTCGCCGGGTTCTGGGTCGAACGCAGATAGATCGGGGTCGATATCTTCGACATCAACGGGGAGTGCATCGAGGAACGAATTTGGGTCAGTACCGCCAGTCAAGACGAGGTGGCTCTCAGCGCGCGTGACAGCCACATAGAGAAGCCGACGTTCCTCGTCGTAGTTCTGGGGGAGGCAGCGATTAAGAACGTCAGTCTTCCAATTGTCGTAGACGTGTGGGACGCCGTGTGCGTCCTCTGAGTACACCTTCCGCTGACGGAGGCCAATCGGGTCGGTGTAGGCGATATCGCTTCCGCTGCCACCGGAGGACGGGAATTTGTTAGCGTTCATATTTGCGAGGATGACGATCGGGTATTCGAGCCCTTTCGTCGCGTGGATCGTTTGGACAGTCACCGCGTTCGTCCCAGCCCCGGCGTCGACGTCGTGTGTACTCCCATCAGCAATCGCCTCCTCGATGAATCGGATCAGCTCCCCACGGGTGAACGTCGTCGTCCCGTGAACCGACTGAATAGTGTCGAGAACGACGTCTGCGGTCGGGCCGGAACGGCCGTACTGTTCGAACACGCGTCGGGCGACGCCGCCGAACGTCTCCAAATCCCGTAGATCCTCTCGGAATGCGACCATAGCTTCGGGATATGCCTCACGCTCGATGATCGTCTTCGTCTCGTCAATCGTGTAGCCAGCCTCTTCGAGGACGAGTGCCCACCCGCGTTCAGCGTCACGTTCGAGGATACGCAACCACGCTAACACCAGCTTCGCGGCGTCGGTCCGGAAGACCTCGATCCCACCCTCGTAGGCCATCGGCAGACCGAACTTACTCGCCGTATCGAGCAGATCCCGACCGAAATCGCGGGTTCGCGTCAACACAGCGATGTCGCCGTACTCCGGAGCGCGATACGTGCCGTCTTCGCCTTCGACGGCGTAGTCGTCGTTGTCGACGATTGCGTCGATCTTCGTGAGAATGGCCTCGTGTTCGTCCTCACTCGTGAGCGCCTCGATGTAGCTATCATCTCGATCTGTATCGGCAGTCAGTGGTGTTACCTGCTCGGAGATAGCCTCCGCATCCAGAGATTCGTTCTTTATCGCACGGGCAGTCAGGGCGTGGGTAGAGAAGTCCAAGATGGACTGCGTCGACCGGTAATTCCGCGTCAGCTGCTTATCGTCAATCGGCGTCGTCGGGAACGTGACTCGATTGACGTCCCGATTCAGCTCCGCGGCAAATCGTTCGAGGCGATCGTCGAACTCGCGGATGTTGTCGACGTCCGCGTACTGGAAGCTGTAGATGCTCTGTTTCCAGTCGCCGACCACACAGATGTTGTTCGTGCCGGCGAGCAGCAGCGTGAGTTTGAACTGGATCTCACTGGAGTCTTGGAACTCGTCGACCATCACGTACTCGTACCCCAGCTGCTCTCGGAGGTCGTGATCCTCACATAGAAGCACGAACGCGAACAGCTGAAGGAACCCGAAGTTCAGGTAGTTCCGCCGAAGCGCAAACTCAAGATAGGCGTGATATACGTCGTGGACGAACCGCTTGAGAGCCGTTCGGTCCTCCTCGAAGACACGTTTAGCGAGGTCCGCCGGGACTTGCTTGCCATCGCCGCGGATGTCCCACTTTGCGGGCGCCTTCGGGAGATACGTCTTATCTTCACCATACTGATAGAGCTTCTTTCGAAGCTTCGATTGCTTGCTTCCGCCGTTCCGTGGTTCATTCCGGTCGGTGAACAGCGTCTCGAACGCCTCAAAGTCCCCATCGAGGTGTGACTCGCTGTTCCGGTACCAGCCATCCGCAGTGGGGAACACACCCTTTGCGGAAAGTTCCTTGATCAGATCGAGTAGCTCCGACGTCTCCGACAATGCCGTGAAGAACTCGTCATACTCTGGGTGATTATCGATGAACTGTCCGATGAACTCACGAAACAGTGCCTGTTCAATGATTTCGTCTTCGATAATCCGTGTCGAGCCAGTGATCGTCTCATCAATCCCGAGGGACATCGGTGCGTCGTGTCCGTATTCGTCGAGCAGGTCGTGTGACAGCGAGTGGAACGTTTGGATCGGCGCGTTCGCGAGTTCCCGCATCCCGTACTCGCTGTGACGGACAATCCGCTCTCGCATCTCCTCGGCCGCGTTGTTCGTAAAGGTCACCAACAGCACGTCTTCGGGTTCGACGCCATCTTGGGCGACAATGTTTGCGTATCGCCGGGTAACGGTGAACGTCTTCCCGGTGCCAGCACCCGCGTCGACGAGATAGAGGCCATCAGTCGCCTCGATGAGTTCGCGTTGCTCCCGGTTCGGGTTGACGCCGCTCATTGTTCACCCTCTAAGAGAAGGTCACGATTGTCCACCCGTCGGTAGTTCGGCTCACCGGCGAGCCCCTCGATTGGGAACGCCTCGTCGCCAGTGCGGCGTCGGTTGAGTTCCGCCAGTCGCTCGTCGACAAACGATTCGAACGCATCGAGATCATTCTTGAAGAATGCACCCTTCTGTCGGTCGACGATTGCTCGCATCACCTGCTTGCTCCCTGTTGTCACGTACTTGTACTCGCCAATCTCGGCTTCGAGCCGGTCAATCATCGTCTCTCCGAACTCGGAGTCGATGAGTTCGTCGCTGTCAGTCGTCTCGACAAGCGGCGCAGCATCGAAGAGCGCGGCGTATGTCTGATAGTCGATCTTCGAGAGGATCTTCTGGCATTTCTGTGCCCCCTCCTCACGGAGATACTCGAAGAATTCCTCACGTTGCACGTGCTCGGTGAGCGATTCAGGGTAGTATGTTACAGTCGTCAACGCGTCGTCGATGTCGGCGTCGCCGGCGATCACGTCGTCGACGAGTTCGGTGACGTAGAAGAAGGTGAACGAGAGTTGGTCACCCGGACGTTGTAATCGCCAATAGGTGAGATAAAGTGCTGCCTGAAAGTCAGGCTCGTCTGTCGGCTCGTCAATCGCAGCGTGTTTGACGATTGAGGTGGCGCTGCTCTCGCTGCCACTCTTGTAGTCGAGCAGTTCTTGCTGCGACTGAACGAGGTCGATCATTCCATTGATGCCCAGTTCTTCGTCAGTAAACCGACGTTCAGTCACGGGAGAGTCGACATCCCGACCGAAGTGAGCAGCGACGGCATTATCACCCCCACTGGACGGCGTCAGAAACGCGCCCTCGGTCGGCTGGTTCGCGTCAAGATATGAGACGATCGTTTCGAGGCTCGCACGATATTCAGTGCGCCGGGTCCGTTCGTCGACGGAGCGAACCAGCGGACGGACGTCCTCGAGCATAAGTTCGACGACCTCCGAGAGTGTCTCTTCGTCAATCTCGTCCGGATGGTTGACGTAGAACTCCGCGAAGTCGTGGAGCAGGTTGCCCTCGGTGAGATACGCCTTCTCCGGACCGTCGACTATCCGGCTGAAGTAGTAGTCTCGCGGTGAGTTCACGTAGGTGTTGAGACTCGACTTGCTGATCGTCTCGACCGGGTCGGAAGTCACACCGACAGGTTCGTTCTCGAATCCGTCACCAGCTCGTGCTGCGGTTTCGATCTGATGACTTGTCGAAGGTAGATCGGAGAAGCGGTCGTACTCCGGTTCGAGGAGCTCTTCGAAGTACAGGCACGGCGTAACGGGTGATCCGCCGGTCGCATCTTGGACGAGATAGTGTTGCTGGCTGCCGCTCTGCAACAGCAGCTGGAAGCTCTTAAGATTCCGTGTAAACTGGGCGTCCTGGTCGACCCACGGACGACGTGGGGCCGAGTGGGTCCAGCGGTCGTCAAGCCCTAGGTAGAAGACAACCTCACGACCCACGTACGACGCTGATTTCGCATCGGCGAGCAAGACACCCTCGTTCTCTCGATCGACCGGCACCTCGTAGGTCTGGAGATAGAACGACAAATCGTCGAGGCGCGCTTCCGTGATGGATTCGTCCGCGATGGTGAGTGTCTCCAGTTCCTCCCGGAAGGCATCCATCGTGTCGCCGGCGTGGCGTTCAAACACTGAAAGAGCATCCGAGAACGTGTACTCTTGGACATCGTGGCAGAAGTCGATCAGCCACTTGAGATCTCCATCGTCAAGCTCGTGCAGTCGCTTGTTTGTGTCAGCGTCGACGACGTCACAATCGAAGACCGTCAACAGCGACCGGATCTCGCTTATTCGGGTATCAGTCCCCCGGTGGGCGGTCCGGAGGAGGTGGAGGAACAACCGGTGTTCGCTGCGATCTGTGAATCCCGGCCCGCCGAAAAACGGGATATCGGCCGCTTCGAGCGCGGACTCGATAAGCGGTGAATACTCGCTTTCCTGGTCGAGAACAATCCCGACGTTATCAGCGTTCTCGTCATCGACGGAATCGACGACGGTTTCGACGATCGCAGTCGGCGAATCGTGTATACGGAACGGCGGAAGCTCGAACTCGGTATCAGCGAAGAGGTCGACCGTGTCGTACTCGGCAGGCAGATACGCTCGTTCGAGCTGGGTGAGCATCGCCGGCTCGACGACGACCACGTCGAGATTCGGATCGATGGTCTCGTTTGTGAGCTTCATCGAGGCGGTCTCGAGTTCCGCGATTCGCTCCACAGCTCGTTCGGTGGCATCGTCGACGTAGCCGTCGTACTCGAAGATAGCGTCGTGTGACCCTCGGTGTTCCCAACACTGGAGGATATTCCCAACCGCGTATGCACAGCGCTTCCAGGAGAGGTCCTCGTGATCAAGCATACCGAGGAAAGCGAGACGGTCCTCGGACTCTTGGCGTCGACCAACTGCAAGTCGGCGTGGTGGGATCGCGAACGGACCGAGATGCGAACGATCGAGGTGGCGGTTGAGAGCACTTGCAAGCGGCCCATCCGGAGTGATCACCCGGTCGTACGATTGAACCTCTTCGTAGAGTTGGCCTGGCGATTTGGCGCGGGGAAATGGCACGCTCAGAGACAGTCAGTGATGTCGGTTAAATCTTTGTCAGTTAGATCAGACTTTGGAAAAGTACAGCTTAAGAACGACGGTTGTGATACCTCTACGCCGACGCGTCGTTCTGTATGAATGGAGGACTCAACCCTCACAAACACCGCCGACAATTCACGGCGGGTACTTGAACGTCTCCTCAACCCGGCGATGCAACTTGTGATCTGATGACTCCGACGAGAACCGAAACTCGCTGATGTCCTCCAGCGTCACCCCACCCGTGATTTCTCCCGGCTTCCCCATTACCTGCTCCGCGTACACGTTCTCATTCACGTCCGTGTACAGCACATGCAACTGGAACGAAACGTACCGAATTCCGGCGTCGTACAGTCGCTGCATCGTCTCAAACACGGGCGACTGGACGTACTCCGCTCGCCCCTCCTCACCGTGGAATACCTCCTCGAACTCGACTTGCGTGCTGAACTCAACCCGACCTTCGTTCGGACTTAACACTCCACCTTCCCGTGAATCGTTCTCGAACTGGTCCCCTTCGGTCCGATTCAACGGGAAGTACCGCGGGAGAATCTCGAACCCGTTATCGTCCGAAGTGAGGAAACACGCGTCCTCGATGTCGATAGGCGTCCCCTCCCCGGGGTCCGGGTCGTAGCTAACGACAAGTGTCGGGCGGACATACAGGTTCTGTGCGACGCCTTCACCGAGGTTCTCCAACTGGATTGTGAGAATGTCGAACGTGGTTCCGCGGCCACTCTTCGACTCGATTTCTTTCCGTCGGCTCTTCACGATTGGTTTGCTTTGACGTTCGATACTGTCCTGCAGGTCGTCGGTCTGCACTTCCGTGGTGGTGTTCGACTCCCAGAATACGAGTTTCTCAGTGAGCGTGACTTGTAACGCTGTTAGGCTGATTTGAGGGATATAGTCGCGTAGACGGTCGAACATACTGGTTAACGCTCACTCGTTGATAATAAATGGGTGGTCGTGGTACTCGATGGTAAGGAATGGAGGATATCCCGCAACCAGCGTCGGACCCGTACGACCCGGGCGACTCTGTCCGCGTGCACCTCGGCCCAGATGACCCGGACAGTCGCTTCCACGGCGTCCGCTGCGAGGTTGTAGACCGTTTCTCCGATAACTTAGACCGAGAGACCGGGCGTGACTCGGACCGGTTCACATACCGTGTGCGGAGCGTAGACGGTGACGTGCTCCCCGTCGAATTCCGACACGCGGATCTCGTCCCCAAAGAGTAGCCGCGTCTCGTCTAATCGTCCGCTTCGGCCGCTTCCGCGGCGTCCACGTTCAACGTCACGTCCTGCTTCCGTTCCGGTGCCGGTGGCTTCCCATCCGGGTACAGCTCCTGCATCTTCTTGTGATACGCACCGAGCCCCATCTGCGAGTTGATGTACACGAGTTTCCCCGGATCCAGGCCGTACAACTCCATTAGCAACCGGTCGATCTTCCAATCCGTAGTGTCACCTAACTCGCCGTCATCGAACATCGTATCGACGCAATCAGCAATCTCTTCTGCCCTCTCACGCCCGTCTTCTTCGGAGAGTTTCGCCACCGGGACCGGGAGTTCCCTGATGTCCGTCTGCCGCATATTAGCGAACGCCTCTGCGGCGTCAATCTCCCCGCTACGCTTGAACATGTAGTAATGCAGCACACGGGAGTTCATCAACCCGAGTAGGAACTTGTGGTACGTCGTCGTGTCGAGACCGCTCGGGACGTTCTCCGGGTCGGTCCATTTCCCCTCGTACTCCTCGTCCTCGTTGTCAAGATCGACGTCCACGTACCAGTCCAGCATGTCACCCTGGTCGGAGCGGATCTTATACACGTACACCGACCGCGGACAGTACACCGTGTCGTCGTGGAACGCGACCGACAACCCTACGCCGGCTTCCCGGATGAACAGCTTATCCCCGTCGTACACGGACTGGTCTTTGTAATTGACGCCATCGTACCCTAAGTCGAGACCCTTCAACTCTAGTTCGTCGTACCGTGCATCGAACGAATCACCGTCCATGTACGGCACGTCACCGTCGTCCGGGTCGTCGCTAATCAGGTACTCCTCGGCTGTTCGGTCCTGATACTCGAACACGACGTCACAGTAGTTGCACGTCTTCTCCGTGTCCGGGTCTCGACCGCGCGGCGGGGCAATCCACTTCCCGCACGCCGGGCACTTGATGACGTGCCCAGCCTTATTCAACTCGACGCCACGGTGCGACTCACAGAACGCACCGACCGGTATCGAATTGTCTTCCATCGTTTCGAGGAGCTCGTCGTCCTCAACGTACCGAAACGGCTCGATCTCCCCGGACTCGATGCATCGGCTCTGCGGGATGTCGAACGCGTACGCTGACTCCAGCTGCGATAGGCTCAACTCACCTTCAATCGCTTTCCGACGGTCTTCATCGACGAGAGTCATCGACCGGAACGTGTTGTCGTCGCTCGGCTCGGTGTTCTTGAGCTGCATCGTCACCGTGGACATGCGGATATCACTTCCGAACCAGTCCGCGCCCATGATGTGGAATCGTTCGAATTCGTAGTTATCGAGCAGGTGCTGCCGGATTTCAGCCTTCTCGGACCGGAGCAGGGTTTTCGGGAGAACGTACGCTAACCGGCCACCGTCGTCTAGGTACTTGCACGCGGTGAGGATGAACAACTCGTACGTGTCCATGTTCTCGACGTCGAACTCGTCACCGAACTCATCGTCAACCCATTCGGCCGCTTCGGGGCTTACTTGCCCGCCCCACGGCGGATTCCCGATTATCAGGTCGAACTCGCCGAACCCGGCCGTTTCATCGATGTCTTCGAATTGGATTTCCCCGGCGAGCGCGTCCTGTGACGCGAAATTCCCGGTGAGCATACCGAGTGACGTGTTCTTCCGCGCTGAGCGTAGCCACACGGAGAGTTTCGAGATTTCAATCGCTTCCTGTAGTAGGTCGTTCCCGTGCAGGCACTTGTCCAGAATCTCGATTTCCCGCTTTTCGAACGATTCAAGCGGCACCTGTACCGGTCCGTCCGAACCGGCTGCTGCTACCTTCGCGGATCGGAGCTTCTCGTGCACTCGACGCGCCTCACGGCTCAAGTGGTTGAAACAGGACACCAGGAACGCACCGGACCCGCACGCTATGTCCGCGATTCGGATGTTGACAATTTCCTTCAGGTAGGCTTCAAGGAATTCCTTGTCGGGGTTCTCCATCTCCATCTCCCCGTTCTCAAGGTCTAACTCGTCCCGAATCTTCGCGCGCTTGTCCTGTAGAAGGTCCTGTATCGCGTGCTCGGCGACGTACTCGGTGAGACCCTCCCGCGTGAAGTACAGGCCATAGTCCCCTCGGTCACCGCTGAACGGGTTCGATTCGCCTTCTGCGAGGTTCGCTCGCACCTGCTCGATATCACCCACGCTCTCCTCGAAGATACGGCCGAGAACGTGCTCATTCAGGTCTTGGTGGAAGTCGTACTCGTAGAACCCGTACACGCCGTTAATCGTCGTATCCCCGATCTCGTATTCCCGAGTGAACAACTCGTCCGGGAGGATCACTGACTGCAGCACTTCGTCCTCCTCGAACAACCCGCCGTCGTACCCGAAGATATCGTACGGGTACTCGTCCGGGCTCCCAGTGTCGATGACTCTGAACATATCCTGAATGAGCGGGTAGATTTTCCGGTCGTCCAGCGTCGGGAGTGTCGCGCCGGTGCTGACGACGTCCTCAAGCAGGTCGTCCGGGAGTAGTCCGGACGGGTGGTCTGAGAAGAAGCAAATTACGAGACCGCGGTGTATCAGGGTTTGAGCGGCTTGAATCGCGGCAAGTTGCCCGTCGCTGGATTCGCCGAGTTCCGGGGCTTCGTTGATAATTTCCTCGTACACGTCCTCCACAGCTTCCCGGTAGAATTGGTAGAAGTCCTCGGTGAGTTCCAACCGTTCGGACAGGTTCTGCGCCATGAGGTCCTCGATGTCCGAATCGGCATCCTCACCGATTAGGAACCGTCGGTGCATAATGAAGTAGAATTCCCAGAACGTCTCGGTCAACTCACCGTCGGCGTCAAGGAACTCGTCGATCTCCCACTCCTCGTAATGGTCGATACTGCCGTGGTGGTACAACCTGACTACTTCCATGTTCGACGCGACAACCCACCGAACGGACAGACCGTTCGTGATCGCGTACTCGAATGCCTGCTCCACCGGTGATTTGAGGCGCGATGGATCGACTTTATCGAGGTCCGTCCCCGGGTCTTTCAGCTCACCGACGACTTTCCTGACGTCTTCAGTGAGATCCCCGTCGTCCTGTTCGAAGTGACCGAGTAGAACGTCGGGGAACCCGTCACCGCCTTCGGAGAGTGATTCAGGGAGGAGTTGGAATTCACCGGCGCTGCCGCGCGGTCGAGTGTATCCAAGTACATCGCTGAAAATGTCACTTACGAACGATTGCTGCAGGTTGCGCTCAGTGAGTGACGTGCTCGTTCCCGTCCAGCCTTCCACGGCATCAACAATGTCGTCGGTGTCGACTGGGCGTTCGACTTCCTGTTGCTGTAAGTACTCATCCACTAGGTCCGCGTCGAAGAGAGAGAGTGCTGATTAGTCGGCAAGGATATTGGGTTCTTTCTTATACAGGATACTTTGTTCTATCCCTTAACCAGTCACGGCGCCATTGTCCATCCCCTTGGCCGCTATTAAAAAATTTGTCGTGTTGGGTAAATTACTGGAATTTGAGGTGGGGTATTGAGACACCTCTGACATGACCGTGTCGCTCTCGACAATGAAACAATTTTGGCCGCCCCTGAACCGTAGTTCAACCGACCGGAACACTGAATTCCCGTTGCTATCGTATCGGACACGTCTCCCCCGTCGTCCTGTCCCCGGACGGAGAGTACGATTTTGAATGGACTCGACATACAAAGCCGAAGCACAGCTACTGTATGATGTCGTGGACTGGTTTGCTGAAAAGTTGCTCTGTTGCAGCGTCGAATAGCACCAGTTTCAGCCTTGTTCTCGGCTGATTTCCGTGAGGCTTGTGGGGAATTGGACGCCGTCTTGCGATATGAGGTCGAAACGGCCGATCATACGGCAGTGTAAGAATCTTGCCAAACAGCACGTGGATAACCCTGACGAACCCGCTGCGCCGGACGGCGCCAGCGGGTTCGCCGAGTGGACTCAGATCGCGTTTATCCTCTTGCATGCGGAACTCGACAAAGATTTCCGAGAGACTGAAGCATGGTTCAATGACTCCAGAGCCATCCGTGAAGAGCTTAACATCGACAAATCGCCGGATCACACCACGCTCTGTCGATGGGAGCAACAGGTCGACATGCGTGAACTCCGCAGCCTGCTCCGCCGCAGTGCGGAGCAGGCTGGCTGGTCGGGAACAGCAGCAATCGACGCCAGTGGCTTCCAGCGAGATCAAACCAGCTATCATTACCGGAATCGTGCTGGCTTCTCGTTTCACAAGCTGAAGACAACGATTTTGGTCGATACAGAGTCACTGGCGATCAAAGACGTTCATTTCACGACGAAGCGCAAGTGGGACGGACACATCGGCTTGCAGGTCTATCGGCGCAACGCCGAAGACCTGCAAGAGTTCCTTGCAGATGCGAACTATTCGTGGTCAGATCTCAGAGAGGAGTGTCGCGCTGGCGCGACACGACCGCTAATCAAACACAGGGAGCACAATGCGCTGAAGAAAGCGCATAACGCTCGGATGGACGAAGATCTGTACCATCAGCGGACACTGAGTGAGACTGCGTTCTCACTGCTGAAGGATGACGGTGAGAAGTTACGCTCTCGGAGCTGGCACGGCCAGTTCCGAGAGCTCACGCGCAAGTGTATCGTGCATAACCTATCGCAGGCGGCGAGTTAGGGCTCGCCGCCTGCTCTCTTTCTCTGGACGTATCCGCCAGAGACATCGCCGTCATCCACGTACGGGTTCTCACAAAGTGACCTAATTCTGATGGTTGCAGAATCAACGAACTGTACTCCTCCCACATCATCCAGATCTCAAAACCATCAGTACAGGAGTTCTAACGCCACCTGCCTGAATGTCAAAGTTTCAATACTGCCGCCGTCTTGCGTTCAACAGAGCATGAAAAGTACAATTTCGGCAACCAGATGCTCGTCACGTACAAGATAGCGACTATGATATCGCGGTTTTTTGAAGCACTAGGGTATGATTGACGTGGCATTGCCTTGCCAAACGCCACATTACGTTCGACCTCAGGTGTTTCCGGAAATGCTTGGTTTCCTCAAAACGAACCGCATCACAGCGTGGTCAAACTTGGATTGAACTGAGATTGAATAGTACTTTCCGGAAACACCCCGGTCACGTTTTTAGTACTAGCCAGAAAACCAGTCTATCAATCAAAGATGATCCGCGATGCTCGCGTTCTCCGCGCCGGGTTCGTCCCTCGGGAAGTTGAGCATCGCGACGCCGAAGTCAACCACCTCTCCAGCGTCCTCGAGCCCATCACGAACGGAGAGCCTGCAGACACGGCCATCGTCACTGGACCCAGTGGCGCCGGCAAGACCTGCATCTCGCAATTCGTCACGGAACGGCTCCGCGAAGAGGTCCTCGACGTCGAGACTACCTACGTCAACTGCTGGCGCAACTACACCCGGTTCCGCACGCTCTACCAGATCCTCGACGACTTCGGCGCGACCATCGACATCCACCGGCAGTCGACGCCGCATGACGAACTCGTCGACCGCCTCCAGCAGCATGACGGCCCGCGGACCGTCGTCATTCTCGACGAGGTCGACCAACTGGAGGACCCCAGCGTCATTTACGACCTCCACAGCCTCCCGCAGTTCGCGATCATCTGTATCGCGAACAAGGAAGAGGAGCTGTTCAGCCGCGTCGACGACCGCCTCGTGAGCCGGCTGCGCTCCAGCGAACACGTCCGGATGGACAAGTACCACGACGAGCAGCTGTACGACATCCTGAGTGCGCGGGCGAAGTGGGGACTCGATGAGGACGTCATCACCGACGACCAGCTCTACCGGATCGCCGACGCGGCCGCCGGCGACGCCCGCCTCGCAATCGGCATCCTTCGAACGGCCGCCGGCAAGGCCGATCGCGAGAACCACGAGCGCATCACCGACGACATTCTCCTGGACGCCGCCGAGGATGCTCGAGCCCAGATCAAGCAGAAGAGCCTCGACTCACTCACCCCCCATCAGCGGGTTGTCTACGACATCGTTCGCGAGCACGGCCCGGTCGGGCCGAGCGAGATTCACGAGCGCTATACCGAGGACGTCGATGATCCACGGACGAAGCGGACTATCCGCACGTACCTCTCGAAGATGGAGCAGTACAACCTCCTCGAGGCGGAAGGGACGAGTCGGGATCGAGAGTACTCGCTCGTCGATTCAGCAGCTGCGTCGCCGATGCAGTAACGGTGACCCCGTCAGCTATCAGGAACTGAACTCGCCGAGGCCCGATTGCTCGTGGTCTAGCGGCTCGATGACC from Natrinema pellirubrum DSM 15624 harbors:
- a CDS encoding Cdc6/Cdc18 family protein, whose protein sequence is MIRDARVLRAGFVPREVEHRDAEVNHLSSVLEPITNGEPADTAIVTGPSGAGKTCISQFVTERLREEVLDVETTYVNCWRNYTRFRTLYQILDDFGATIDIHRQSTPHDELVDRLQQHDGPRTVVILDEVDQLEDPSVIYDLHSLPQFAIICIANKEEELFSRVDDRLVSRLRSSEHVRMDKYHDEQLYDILSARAKWGLDEDVITDDQLYRIADAAAGDARLAIGILRTAAGKADRENHERITDDILLDAAEDARAQIKQKSLDSLTPHQRVVYDIVREHGPVGPSEIHERYTEDVDDPRTKRTIRTYLSKMEQYNLLEAEGTSRDREYSLVDSAAASPMQ